A part of Gossypium hirsutum isolate 1008001.06 chromosome A07, Gossypium_hirsutum_v2.1, whole genome shotgun sequence genomic DNA contains:
- the LOC107955372 gene encoding mediator of RNA polymerase II transcription subunit 19a isoform X1 gives MDPEGKKFGGGPRELSGAVDLISHYKLLPHHDFFCKRPLPVSISDTHYLHNVVGDTEIRKGEGMQLDQLIQNTCHNRDSNVRIQPFDLDILKEAFQLSETTPVELPVSEKGIPTIAGKSKSEAKDKDRKHKKHKDRDKDKDKEHKKHKHRHKDKDRSKDKDKEKKKDRSGHHDSGADHSKKHHEKKRKHDGDEDLSDVHRHKKSKHKSSKIDEVGAIKVAG, from the exons ATGGATCCTGAAGGCAAGAAATTTGGAGGAG GACCGAGGGAACTTAGCGGTGCTGTTGATCTTATAAGTCACTATAAGTTATTGCCTCACCATGACTTCTTCTGCAAGAGACCTCTTCCAGTATCAATCTCAGATACACATTATCTTCATAATGTGGTGGGAGATACTGAAATTAGAAAAGGAGAAGGGATGCAGCTGGACCAGCTTATTCAGAATACATGTCATAACAGAGACTCTAATGTCCGTATACAGCCTTTTGACCTTGATATTCTTAAGGAGGCTTTCCAGCTGAGTGAAACCACTCCTGTCGAATTGCCAGTG AGCGAAAAAGGGATTCCTACTATTGCTGGGAAGTCAAAGAGTGAAGCTAAAGATAAAGACAGGAAGCATAAAAAGCACAAGGACAGAGATAAGGACAAGGATAAAGAGCATAAGAAGCACAAGCACCGTCATAAAGATAAAGATCGAAGTAAAGATAAAGACAAGGAAAAAAAGAAGGATAGAAGTGGGCATCATGATTCTGGTGCTGATCACTCAAAAAAGCACCATGAAAAG AAAAGGAAGCATGATGGAGATGAAGATCTTAGTGATGTTCACAGACACAAAAAAAGTAAG CATAAAAGCTCAAAAATTGATGAAGTTGGTGCAATTAAAGTAGCAGGCTGA
- the LOC107955372 gene encoding mediator of RNA polymerase II transcription subunit 19a isoform X2 — translation MDPEGKKFGGGPRELSGAVDLISHYKLLPHHDFFCKRPLPVSISDTHYLHNVVGDTEIRKGEGMQLDQLIQNTCHNRDSNVRIQPFDLDILKEAFQLSETTPVELPVSEKGIPTIAGKSKSEAKDKDRKHKKHKDRDKDKDKEHKKHKHRHKDKDRSKDKDKEKKKDRSGHHDSGADHSKKHHEKKRKHDGDEDLSDVHRHKKT, via the exons ATGGATCCTGAAGGCAAGAAATTTGGAGGAG GACCGAGGGAACTTAGCGGTGCTGTTGATCTTATAAGTCACTATAAGTTATTGCCTCACCATGACTTCTTCTGCAAGAGACCTCTTCCAGTATCAATCTCAGATACACATTATCTTCATAATGTGGTGGGAGATACTGAAATTAGAAAAGGAGAAGGGATGCAGCTGGACCAGCTTATTCAGAATACATGTCATAACAGAGACTCTAATGTCCGTATACAGCCTTTTGACCTTGATATTCTTAAGGAGGCTTTCCAGCTGAGTGAAACCACTCCTGTCGAATTGCCAGTG AGCGAAAAAGGGATTCCTACTATTGCTGGGAAGTCAAAGAGTGAAGCTAAAGATAAAGACAGGAAGCATAAAAAGCACAAGGACAGAGATAAGGACAAGGATAAAGAGCATAAGAAGCACAAGCACCGTCATAAAGATAAAGATCGAAGTAAAGATAAAGACAAGGAAAAAAAGAAGGATAGAAGTGGGCATCATGATTCTGGTGCTGATCACTCAAAAAAGCACCATGAAAAG AAAAGGAAGCATGATGGAGATGAAGATCTTAGTGATGTTCACAGACACAAAAAAA CATAA
- the LOC107955371 gene encoding acyl-coenzyme A thioesterase 9, mitochondrial, whose translation MEFNCSSPTTIPVVSTFASPFDTSAAVNGSDSTSTRKPISLWPGMYHSPVTNALWEAKSQIFERLLDPPKDAPPQSELLTKTPSQSRTSILYNLSSDYILREQYRDPWNEVRIGKLLEDLDALAGTISVKHCSDDDSTTRPLLLVTASVDKIVLKKPISVDIDLKIVGSVIWVGRSSIEIQLEVIQSTEENSDVSESVALTANFIFVARDSKTGKAAPVNRLSPETEREKFLFEEAEARSKLRKRKRVDRREFEHGEINRLDALLAEGRIFCDMPALADRDSILLKDTHLENALICQPQQRNIHGRIFGGFLMHRAFELAFSTAYAFAGLVPCFLEVDHVDFLRPVDVGDFLRLKSCVLYTELENPDQPLINVEVVAHVTRPEIRTSEVSNTFYFTFSVRPEAKATKNGFKIRNVVPATEEEARRILERMDAEMLTRKSQ comes from the exons ATGGAGTTTAATTGCTCATCTCCTACCACCATCCCCGTGGTTTCAACTTTTGCATCTCCCTTTGACACTTCTGCCGCTGTCAATGGCTCAGACTCCACCTCAACCAGGAAGCCCATCAGCCTATGGCCAGGAATGTACCATTCACCAGTAACCAATGCTTTATGGGAAGCCAAGTCCCAGATCTTTGAGAGACTCCTTGACCCACCAAAAGATGCCCCCCCTCAGAGCGAGTTGCTCACCAAAACCCCTTCTCAAAGCAGGACCAGCATCCTTTATAATTTATCATCAGACTACATTTTGAGAGAACAGTACAGGGATCCCTGGAATGAAGTTAGAATTGGGAAGTTGCTTGAAGACCTTGATGCTTTAGCTGGGACTATCTCTGTCAAg CATTGTTCAGATGATGATAGCACAACAAGGCCTCTTTTACTGGTAACAGCTTCTGTTGACAAGATTGTTTTGAAGAAGCCTATTAGTGTTGACATTGATCTAAAAATAGTTGGTTCTGTCATATGGGTTGGGAGGTCATCAATTGAGATTCAACTAGAAGTCATTCAGTCCACGGAAG AAAACTCGGATGTTTCGGAATCTGTAGCTCTAACAGCCAACTTCATCTTCGTGGCCCGTGACTCTAAGACTGGGAAAGCTGCTCCTGTTAACAGGCTTTCACCAGAAACTGAACGTGAGAAGTTTCTATTTGAAGAAGCTGAAGCTAGAagcaaattaagaaaaagaaaaagagtagaTAGAAGAGAATTTGAACATGGGGAGATAAATAGACTGGATGCACTCTTGGCTGAGGGTCGAATCTTCTGTGATATGCCAGCCTTAGCTGATAGAGACAGCATTCTTTTAAAGGATACCCATCTTGAAAATGCCCTGATCTGCCAACCACAGCAGCGCAACATTCATGGTCGAATTTTTGGAGGTTTTTTAATGCATCGAGCTTTTGAGTTAGCTTTCTCAACAGCTTATGCATTTGCTGGACTAGTACCTTGCTTTTTGGAAGTTGATCATGTTGATTTCTTAAGGCCT GTTGATGTAGGAGATTTCCTTCGTCTAAAATCATGTGTTCTGTACACGGAACTCGAGAACCCTGATCAACCACTAATTAATGTCGAAGTTGTTGCTCATGTTACAAGGCCGGAGATCAGAACAAGTGAG GTATCGAATACATTTTATTTCACATTCTCCGTACGGCCAGAGGCAAAGGCCACCAAGAATGGATTTAAGATTCGAAATGTAGTTCCTGCTACAGAGGAAGAAGCACGTCGAATTTTAGAGCGCATGGATGCGGAGATGCTGACACGGAAAAGTCAGTGA